From a single Pseudomonas serboccidentalis genomic region:
- a CDS encoding monovalent cation/H+ antiporter subunit D, translating into MMAMTHLIAVPILLPLLTAAIMLMLGEKHRPLKAKINLFSSLVGLFISVMLLQWTQTTGVPGSIGVYLPGNWQAPFGIVLVVDRLSALMLVLTGIIGVSALLFAMARWDGAGSSFHALFQIQLMGLYGAFLTADLFNLFVFFEVLLAASYGLLLHGSGRARVSSGLHYISINLLASSLFLIGAALIYGVTGTLNMADLALKIPLVPEADRGLLHAGAGILAVAFLAKAGMWPLNFWLVPAYSSASAPVAAMFAIMTKVGVYTLLRLWTLLFSGQAGASAFFGGDWLIYGGMATMACAALAILAAQRLERMASLSILVSAGILLSAVGFAQPNLIGAALFYLVSSTMALSALFLLAELIERSRSANEIPLEDESELLPRPQESLQPPKGINLDDEQKAVVGQVIPWTMAFLGLSFIACALLIIGMPPLSGFIGKLSLIGALLNPLGLGTDAPVSNASWALLALLILSGLASLMAFARMGIQRFWTPEERPSPLLRKLECAPIFLLLGLSIALTFRAEPLLRYTQATAEALNNPQQYVMAVLGTRAVPSPEAKAAMLEVQP; encoded by the coding sequence ATGATGGCGATGACTCACCTGATCGCCGTACCGATCCTGCTGCCGCTGCTGACCGCCGCCATCATGTTGATGCTCGGCGAGAAGCACCGGCCGCTGAAGGCGAAAATCAATCTGTTCTCCAGCCTCGTCGGCCTGTTCATTTCGGTGATGCTGCTGCAGTGGACGCAAACCACTGGCGTGCCCGGTTCCATCGGCGTGTACCTGCCGGGCAACTGGCAGGCGCCGTTCGGCATCGTGCTGGTGGTCGATCGTCTGTCGGCATTGATGCTGGTGCTGACCGGCATCATTGGTGTCAGCGCCCTGCTCTTCGCCATGGCGCGCTGGGACGGCGCGGGGTCGAGCTTCCACGCGCTGTTCCAGATCCAGTTGATGGGCCTGTACGGCGCGTTCCTCACCGCCGACCTGTTCAACCTGTTCGTATTCTTCGAAGTGCTGTTGGCCGCCTCCTATGGCCTGTTGCTGCACGGTTCGGGTCGGGCGCGGGTCTCGTCGGGGCTGCATTACATCTCGATCAACCTGCTGGCCTCGTCGCTGTTCCTGATCGGCGCGGCGCTGATCTACGGCGTCACCGGCACCCTGAACATGGCCGATCTGGCGCTGAAGATTCCGCTGGTGCCGGAAGCCGACCGTGGCTTGCTGCACGCCGGCGCGGGGATTCTCGCGGTGGCGTTCCTGGCCAAGGCCGGCATGTGGCCACTGAACTTCTGGCTGGTGCCGGCCTATTCGTCAGCCAGCGCACCGGTGGCGGCGATGTTCGCGATCATGACCAAGGTTGGCGTCTACACCCTGCTGCGTCTGTGGACACTGCTGTTCTCCGGCCAGGCCGGCGCTTCGGCATTCTTCGGTGGCGACTGGCTGATCTACGGCGGCATGGCGACCATGGCCTGCGCAGCGCTGGCGATTCTCGCCGCACAACGTCTGGAGCGCATGGCCAGCCTGAGCATTCTGGTGTCGGCGGGGATTCTGCTGTCGGCGGTGGGTTTCGCCCAGCCGAACCTGATCGGCGCGGCGCTGTTCTATCTGGTCAGCTCGACGATGGCGCTGAGCGCGCTGTTTCTGCTGGCGGAATTGATCGAGCGCTCGCGTTCGGCCAACGAGATTCCGCTGGAAGACGAAAGCGAATTGTTGCCGCGCCCGCAGGAATCCCTGCAACCGCCCAAAGGCATCAACCTCGACGACGAACAGAAAGCCGTGGTCGGTCAGGTCATTCCGTGGACCATGGCGTTTCTCGGCCTGAGCTTCATCGCCTGTGCGCTGCTGATCATCGGCATGCCGCCGCTGTCCGGGTTTATCGGCAAGCTCAGCCTGATCGGCGCCCTGCTCAACCCACTGGGGCTGGGCACCGATGCGCCGGTTTCCAACGCTTCATGGGCGTTGCTGGCGCTGCTGATCTTGTCGGGGCTGGCCTCGCTGATGGCTTTTGCGCGTATGGGTATCCAGCGCTTCTGGACGCCGGAGGAGCGTCCTTCGCCGCTGCTGCGCAAACTCGAATGCGCGCCGATCTTCCTGCTGCTGGGGCTGAGCATCGCCCTGACCTTCAGGGCCGAGCCGCTGCTGCGTTACACCCAGGCCACCGCCGAAGCGCTGAATAATCCGCAGCAATACGTGATGGCCGTGCTCGGCACCCGCGCCGTGCCAAGCCCGGAAGCCAAAGCCGCGATGCTGGAGGTGCAGCCATGA
- a CDS encoding Na+/H+ antiporter subunit C encodes MEEVIAIAIGVLAASGVWLVLRPRTFQVVMGLCLLSYAVNLFIFSMGSLFIGKEPVIKDGVVQDLLHYTDPLPQALVLTAIVISFAMTALFLVVLLASRGLTGTDHVDGREPKE; translated from the coding sequence ATGGAAGAAGTCATCGCAATCGCCATCGGCGTACTCGCCGCGTCCGGTGTCTGGCTGGTGCTGCGGCCACGGACATTCCAGGTAGTCATGGGCCTGTGCCTGCTGTCCTACGCGGTCAACCTGTTCATCTTCAGCATGGGCAGCCTGTTCATCGGCAAGGAGCCGGTGATCAAGGACGGCGTGGTCCAGGATCTGCTGCACTACACCGATCCGCTGCCACAGGCGCTGGTGCTGACCGCCATCGTCATCAGCTTTGCCATGACCGCGCTGTTTCTGGTGGTGCTGCTCGCGTCGCGGGGCCTGACCGGCACCGACCACGTCGACGGCCGGGAGCCCAAGGAATGA
- a CDS encoding monovalent cation/H+ antiporter subunit A, which produces MSLIVLLLLPFIGSCLAAVLPHNARNTESLLAGLVALIGTVQVALLYPQIAHGGVIREEFMWLPSLGLNFVLRMDGFAWLFSMLVLGIGTLVSLYARYYMSPDDPVPRFFAFFLAFMGAMLGLVISGNLIQIVFFWELTSLFSFLLIGYWHHRADARRGAYMALMVTGAGGLCLLAGVMILGHVVGSYDLDKVLAAGDQIRAHALYPILLPLILIGALSKSAQFPFHFWLPHAMAAPTPVSAYLHSATMVKAGVFLLARLWPSLSGSEEWFYIVSGAGACTLLLGAYCAMFQNDLKGLLAYSTISHLGLITLLLGLNSPLAAVAAVFHILNHATFKASLFMAAGIIDHESGTRDIRKLSGLIKLIPFTATLAMVASASMAGVPLLNGFLSKEMFFAETVFINATAWVEAALPIVATIAGTFSVAYSLRFTVDVFFGPTATDLPHTPHEPPRWMRAPVELLVFTCLVVGIFPAQVVGPLLAAAALPVVGGTLPEYSLAIWHGLNAPMIMSLIAMSGGIVVYLLLRNQLKRGRFKYPPLVGRFNGKRLFERSLVMMMRLARRVERRLGTRRLQMQLFLMVLAAVLAGLIPMLHSSLSWGDRPKIPGSIVFVTLWLLAIACALGAAWQAKYHRLAALTMVSVCGLMTCVTFVWFSAPDLALTQLAVEVVTTVLILLGLRWLPRRIEEVSPLPSSLRKARIRRLRDLLLSIAVGAGMALLSYAMLTRQTPNDISSFYLSRAMPEGGGSNVVNVMLVDFRGFDTLGEITVLVAVALTVFALLRRFRPPKESLQLPAQQRLLAPDVVTDLVNPRTASDTALGFMMVPAVLVRLLLPIALVVSFYLFMRGHNQPGGGFVAGLVMSVAFILQYMVAGTQWVEAQMSLRPLRWMGTGLLFATATGLGAMAVGYPFLTTHTWHFELPLLGDIHIASALFFDIGVYAVVVGSTLLILTALAHQSVRGHKTASLPKSVASKGAV; this is translated from the coding sequence ATGTCCCTGATAGTTCTACTGCTTCTGCCATTCATTGGCAGCTGTCTGGCAGCGGTGCTGCCACACAACGCGCGTAATACCGAATCCCTGTTGGCAGGTCTGGTCGCTCTGATCGGCACCGTGCAGGTCGCGCTGTTGTATCCGCAAATCGCCCATGGCGGGGTGATCCGCGAAGAATTCATGTGGCTGCCCAGCCTGGGGTTGAACTTCGTCCTGCGCATGGACGGTTTCGCCTGGCTGTTCTCGATGCTGGTCCTCGGCATCGGCACCCTGGTTTCTTTATATGCCCGTTACTACATGTCGCCGGACGACCCGGTGCCGCGTTTCTTCGCCTTTTTCCTGGCGTTCATGGGCGCGATGCTCGGCCTGGTGATCTCCGGCAACCTGATCCAGATCGTGTTCTTCTGGGAGCTGACCAGTCTCTTCTCGTTCCTGTTGATCGGCTACTGGCACCACCGCGCCGATGCCCGGCGTGGCGCCTACATGGCGCTGATGGTCACCGGGGCCGGTGGATTGTGCCTGCTGGCGGGGGTCATGATCCTCGGCCATGTCGTCGGCAGCTATGACCTGGACAAGGTCCTGGCCGCCGGCGATCAGATTCGCGCACATGCCCTCTACCCTATTCTGCTTCCCCTCATCCTCATCGGCGCCCTCAGCAAAAGCGCCCAGTTCCCCTTCCACTTCTGGCTACCGCACGCCATGGCGGCGCCCACCCCGGTTTCGGCTTACCTGCACTCGGCGACCATGGTCAAGGCCGGGGTCTTTCTGTTGGCGCGTCTGTGGCCGTCGCTGTCCGGCAGTGAAGAATGGTTCTACATCGTCAGCGGCGCCGGCGCGTGTACGTTGTTGCTTGGCGCGTATTGCGCGATGTTCCAGAACGACCTCAAGGGCCTGCTGGCCTACTCGACCATCAGCCATCTGGGCCTGATCACCCTGCTGCTGGGCCTGAACAGTCCGCTGGCGGCAGTCGCGGCGGTGTTCCACATCCTCAACCACGCGACCTTCAAGGCTTCGCTGTTCATGGCCGCCGGCATCATCGACCACGAGAGCGGCACCCGCGATATCCGCAAGCTCAGCGGCCTGATCAAACTGATTCCGTTTACCGCGACGCTGGCGATGGTGGCCAGTGCGTCGATGGCCGGCGTGCCGTTGCTCAACGGTTTCCTGTCGAAAGAAATGTTCTTCGCCGAAACCGTGTTCATCAACGCCACGGCGTGGGTCGAAGCGGCGCTGCCGATTGTCGCGACCATCGCAGGGACCTTCAGCGTCGCCTACTCGCTGCGCTTCACCGTCGATGTGTTCTTCGGCCCGACGGCCACCGACCTGCCGCACACCCCGCACGAGCCGCCGCGCTGGATGCGCGCGCCGGTGGAGCTGCTGGTGTTCACCTGCCTGGTCGTCGGGATCTTCCCGGCGCAAGTGGTCGGCCCGCTGCTTGCGGCCGCCGCGCTGCCGGTGGTGGGCGGCACGCTGCCGGAGTACAGCCTGGCGATCTGGCACGGCCTCAATGCACCGATGATCATGAGCCTGATCGCCATGTCCGGCGGCATCGTGGTCTACCTGCTGCTGCGCAACCAACTCAAGCGTGGACGTTTCAAATACCCGCCGCTGGTGGGTCGCTTCAACGGCAAGCGTCTGTTCGAACGCAGTCTGGTGATGATGATGCGCCTGGCCCGCCGGGTAGAACGCCGACTCGGCACCCGACGCCTGCAGATGCAACTGTTCCTGATGGTATTGGCGGCGGTCCTCGCCGGCCTGATCCCGATGCTGCACAGCAGCCTGAGCTGGGGCGACCGGCCGAAGATTCCGGGTTCCATCGTGTTCGTTACCCTATGGCTGCTGGCAATCGCCTGCGCCCTCGGCGCCGCGTGGCAGGCCAAGTATCACCGTCTCGCCGCCCTGACCATGGTCAGCGTCTGCGGCCTGATGACCTGCGTGACCTTCGTCTGGTTCTCGGCGCCGGATCTGGCCCTGACGCAACTGGCGGTCGAAGTGGTGACCACGGTGCTGATCCTGCTCGGTCTGCGCTGGCTGCCACGACGCATCGAAGAAGTCTCGCCACTGCCGAGCAGCCTGCGCAAGGCGCGCATCCGCCGTCTGCGCGACTTGCTGCTGTCGATTGCCGTCGGCGCCGGCATGGCGCTGCTGTCCTACGCGATGCTGACCCGCCAGACGCCCAACGACATCTCGTCGTTCTACCTCAGCCGCGCCATGCCCGAGGGCGGTGGCAGCAACGTGGTCAACGTGATGCTGGTGGACTTCCGGGGTTTCGACACCCTCGGTGAAATCACCGTGCTGGTGGCGGTGGCCCTGACCGTGTTCGCCCTGCTGCGACGCTTCCGCCCGCCGAAAGAAAGCCTGCAACTGCCGGCCCAGCAACGCCTGCTCGCGCCGGACGTGGTCACCGATCTGGTCAACCCGCGTACCGCCAGCGACACCGCGCTCGGTTTCATGATGGTGCCGGCAGTGCTGGTGCGCCTGCTGCTGCCGATTGCGCTGGTGGTGTCGTTCTACCTGTTCATGCGCGGCCATAACCAGCCGGGTGGCGGTTTTGTCGCCGGTCTGGTGATGTCGGTGGCGTTCATCCTGCAATACATGGTTGCCGGGACGCAGTGGGTCGAAGCGCAAATGAGCCTGCGACCACTGCGCTGGATGGGCACCGGTCTGCTGTTCGCCACGGCTACCGGCCTCGGCGCGATGGCGGTCGGTTATCCGTTCCTCACTACTCACACCTGGCATTTCGAGTTGCCGCTACTGGGCGACATCCATATCGCCAGTGCGTTGTTCTTCGATATCGGCGTGTACGCCGTGGTGGTCGGCTCGACGTTGCTGATCCTGACCGCCCTCGCCCACCAATCGGTGCGTGGTCACAAGACCGCGTCGCTGCCCAAGTCCGTCGCCAGCAAAGGAGCCGTCTGA
- a CDS encoding DMT family transporter codes for MTPANGSSTPLRFSRFSKAECVLVLITMVWGGTFLLVQHAMTASGPMFFVGLRFAAAACIVALFSWRHLRELTLFELKAGAFIGVAIMLGYGLQTVGLQTIPSSQSAFITALYVPFVPLLQWLVLGRRPGLMPSIGIMLAFTGLMLLSGPSGASLNFSPGEIATLISAIAIAAEIILISTYAGQVDVRRVTVVQLAVTSVLSFLLVVPTGEAIPGFSWTLLVTALGLGAASAAIQVAMNWAQKSVSPTRATLIYAGEPVWAGIVGRIAGERLPAIALVGAGLIVAAVIVSELKTKGKASEEALEDFERETER; via the coding sequence ATGACGCCAGCAAACGGTTCCTCCACGCCTCTTCGCTTCTCCCGCTTCAGCAAGGCCGAGTGCGTGCTGGTACTGATCACCATGGTCTGGGGCGGAACATTCCTGCTGGTGCAACACGCCATGACCGCCAGCGGCCCGATGTTCTTCGTCGGCCTGCGCTTTGCCGCGGCGGCCTGCATCGTCGCGCTGTTTTCGTGGCGTCACTTGCGCGAACTGACGCTGTTCGAACTCAAGGCCGGGGCCTTCATCGGCGTGGCGATCATGCTCGGTTACGGCTTGCAGACGGTTGGCCTGCAAACGATCCCGAGCAGTCAGTCGGCCTTCATCACCGCGCTGTACGTGCCCTTTGTGCCGTTGCTGCAATGGCTGGTGCTGGGCCGGCGCCCGGGGTTGATGCCAAGCATCGGCATCATGCTGGCGTTTACCGGTTTGATGCTGTTGTCGGGGCCGTCCGGGGCTTCGCTGAATTTCAGTCCCGGTGAAATTGCCACGCTGATCAGTGCCATCGCGATTGCCGCCGAGATCATTCTGATCAGCACCTATGCCGGCCAGGTCGACGTGCGCCGGGTGACCGTGGTGCAACTGGCGGTGACGTCGGTGCTGTCGTTCCTGCTGGTGGTCCCGACCGGGGAAGCGATTCCGGGCTTTTCCTGGACATTGCTGGTGACGGCGCTGGGCCTGGGCGCGGCGAGTGCGGCGATTCAGGTCGCGATGAACTGGGCGCAGAAGAGTGTTTCGCCGACCCGGGCGACCTTGATCTATGCCGGTGAGCCGGTGTGGGCCGGGATTGTCGGGCGTATTGCCGGGGAGCGGTTGCCGGCGATTGCCCTGGTTGGCGCGGGATTGATTGTGGCGGCGGTGATTGTCAGCGAGTTGAAGACCAAGGGTAAGGCTTCGGAGGAAGCGTTGGAGGATTTCGAGCGCGAGACTGAGCGCTGA
- a CDS encoding helix-turn-helix domain-containing protein, translated as MHKDSSQRASVLQHVSQNVRRLRHAADMSQTALAEKSGVSRRMLVAIEAGEKNVSLTTLDRVAEALDVAFSDLIQAPDARDPSRINEVAWAGAIPGSKAVLLSKATATREVEQWEWCLQPGEVYPSQPDADGWSEQIYVFEGCLTLMLGEQRQQIATGEFFMFASNQPHGYRNDGEVATRFVRNVVI; from the coding sequence GTGCACAAAGATTCCAGCCAGCGGGCGTCCGTCCTGCAACACGTCAGCCAGAACGTTCGGCGCCTGCGCCACGCTGCCGACATGAGCCAGACCGCGCTGGCCGAAAAGTCCGGCGTCAGTCGGCGCATGCTGGTGGCGATCGAGGCCGGGGAAAAGAATGTCAGCCTGACCACCCTCGATCGCGTCGCCGAAGCCCTCGACGTGGCCTTCAGTGATCTGATTCAGGCGCCCGACGCCCGCGACCCGAGCCGCATCAACGAAGTGGCGTGGGCCGGCGCCATTCCCGGCAGCAAAGCGGTGCTGCTGTCCAAAGCCACGGCCACCCGCGAGGTCGAACAGTGGGAATGGTGTCTGCAACCGGGCGAGGTTTATCCGTCGCAACCGGATGCCGATGGCTGGAGCGAGCAGATTTACGTGTTCGAGGGCTGCTTGACCCTGATGCTCGGTGAGCAACGGCAGCAGATCGCCACCGGCGAGTTTTTCATGTTTGCCAGCAACCAGCCGCACGGCTATCGCAATGATGGCGAAGTGGCGACGCGGTTTGTGCGCAATGTGGTGATTTGA